CAAGtgaaatgcctctatgtaaatgcacggagcatggggaacaaacaagaggagctagagatgtGCGCttacctgcaaggctacgaccttactggcatcacagagacatggtgggacgactctgatgactggagtgttggaatggagggatacaggctttttaggaaggacaggcaggggagacgaggagggggtgttgtgCTTTATGTCAgtgatcagtttgagtgcatggagctctgtctggggatggaggaggagctgacggaaagcttatgggtcaggattaaagggtgggcagggacgggagacattatagtgggcgtctgctacaggccacctgaccaggatggccaagcagatgaggccctccacagacagatagatgtagcctcacgttcacaggccctggtcctcatgggggacttcaaccaccctgacatctgttggaaggacaacacagctgggcacaagcaatccaggaggttcctggaatgcatggatgacaacttccttctccaagtgataaaggagctgacaaggagaggtgccatgctggaccttgttctcaccaacaaggaggggctggtgggggacgtgaagctcaagggtagccttggctgccgcgaccatgaaatgttggagttcaagatccttagggtAGCAAGGAGGGCGCGtagccagctcaccaccctggatttcaggagagcagactttgacctcttcagggacctgcttggtaaagtcccttgggataaagccctggaggaaagaggggcccaagaaagctggttagcattcaaggaccacctcctccaggctcaggaccaatgcatcccgacaaagaggaaggcaggcaaaaacgccaggaggcctgcatggatgaacaaggagcttctggataaactcaggcacaagaaagaagcctacagagggtggaagcaagggcaggtagcctgggaggaatacagggaaattgtctgagaagccagggaccaggttaggaaagctaaagccctgatagaattaaatctggccagggatgtcaaggtCAACAGGAAAAGCTTCTACAGGtgtgtcagtgataaaaggaagactagggaaaatgtggaccCTCTCCGtaaggaaacgggagacctggttacccgggatatggagaaggctgaggtactcaacgacttttttgcctcagtcttcaccggcaagagctatagcctcaccacccaagtcgcagaaggcagaggcagggactggaaggatgatgaaccacccactgtaggagaagatcaggttcgagaccatctaaggaacctgaaggtgcacaagtccatgggacctgatgaggtgcatccactggtcctgagggaactggcggatcAAGTTGCCAAcccgctatccatcatttttgagaagttgtggcagtctggggaagttcccatcaactggaaaaggggaaacataacccccatcttcaagaaggggaaaaaggaagacctagggaactacaggccagtcagtctcacctctgtgcctggctagatcatggagcagatcctcttggaaactatactgaggcacatgaaaatcaaggaggtgattggtgacagccaacatggcttcactaagggcaaatcatgcctgacaaatttggtggccttctatgacggggttacagtgctggcggataggggaagagcaacggatgtcatctacctggacttgtgcaaagcatttgacactgtcctgcatgacatccttgtgtctaaattggagagacgtgGACTTTgcggatggaccacttggtgaataaagaattggctggatggtcgcactcaaagagttacagtcaacggctcagtatccaagtggacaccagtgacgagtggcgttcctcaggggtcagtattgggaccggtgctgtttaacgTCTTCGTCGGCGACgtggacagtgggactgagtgcgccctcagcaagtttaccgacgacaccaagctgtgcggtgtggtcgacgcgctggagggaagggatgccatccagagggaccttgacaggcttgagagctgggcctgtgtgaaccgcatgaagttcaacaagggcaagtgcaatgtcctgcatgtgggtcgtcgaggcaatcccaagcacaaactgttcattttctgtgtggcacTGATAAATTGCTTTACTGAAGTTCAATTAGATTAGACTGCCTTTGGCTGAAACAAACTGCTATCAAAAAGCAAGATATCTGATTAGTCTGACACAATCTGCTTCTGGTGaatctattttatattttatcccATATATCAGCATCCTACCTTCTAATTTTTCTGTCAGATCCTGTTGTAAGATCCCGTATACTGCTGAGGCCATaccttttctcccctctttccttAGTGCAGACactccatttcattttctgcagtaaaaccGCTGTCCTCTAATTTGACAAACTTATTAAAAACGCTGACCATCAGGCTTCCAGTTTCATGAGCTAACCACCACCCCAGAATGCCAAGCAACTGTTTGATTTTGAGCCTCTAGCTCATCTCCTGCATAAAgtttttttgagttttgctgTTACCTCAAACGGAGCAAATTTCACCCTGTACCTTTATTCCACTACTCATTTTCATTAATACACATACTAGTCCTGATAAAGACTCAGATAAGGCATTTATGAAATGtctgaaatagcttttcttctcagcatCCCCGTAGAGtagccctcttttttttttttttttttcctcttctctattTAAATTACAAGATTATACAGCCTTTTAGATTTGCTTTAGCTTCCTTTATAGGGTCTAACACAACGTGACAAAGTGAGAATTGTGAGaagtcctcctcctctcatAGTTTGCCTTCCTTGCCATTCAGTGCATTTACACCCTCCAGCTCATTTTTCCAGAACAAAGAAGGGGTCAGATTTTTTGCCAGCCACATTCTTTGCTTCTCACTTGTGAAGGAGAGCAAATGTGCTAATTGTTCCAGCATGGATGAAGAAGGAAGTCAGGAAGCACACCAAACAGAAACGTGACTCAGGAAAACCCAGCCTACCCTGTGCCAGAATAGAGGCAGACTATCCCTTCTACAGATTATTCTCTCGTAGTACAACGTTGCTCTCAAGTGCACGCTGAGGACCAGACGCTGTTTCCCTTCTAAGGGTCTTCCCCGCTTTGCTCAgcaattcattttttccctccctgccacctTAACTTCTCACATTATCACTGACTAGAAAAGTGGAAGCAGAAGTCTCAGGAACCCCCAAGGAAGAGAATTCATAGCAGGTAAGACACTGCTATGCAAAACAGTCAACTCTAATCTTACGCAAGTCCTTTACCCAGTTTAAGGGACTGGCAAAGCTGACATGCAGTTAGAAAGCACTTCCCAGCTGTGTTTAGCTATGGAAGCAGTGTCTTCTAAACTCAGTCCTTCGTTCCTTTTGCCTGATCTCAAAACCTTCTGATTACCAAGATTCCTCCAAACATTCTCTGATGGGAAACACACAGCCCACATCAAGAGATTATAAACTAAAATTATAGTGGCTAgtttacagaacaaaaaaagtaagtttcctACATCTCAAAGccttgtaaaagaaaataattgtataaGCAGCAATAAGACCCACCCAGACAGGCAGCAGCTTTTGACTTTCCTATTTTGTGAAGGACATTTTCCTCTACTGCTGTTTTGCTCCATCTCCTCCGGCACAAGCTGTAACACCCCCAGCAGTAATTGATGCTGTAGAGCAGAATACTTAGGACAGGCCtgctctcttttccctccttgGAGGTACAATCCCCAAAATTGTCTTAGGAAGCACATTTTAGTAGAAGGACCTGGGGAgctgccctcctgcagcccccccttGCTCTCAAACTCCTGGAGGCAGAAGACAGGCAGCAAGAGGGAGCCCTGTGGAAGATTTACaacttttttcacctttttggGGGATGGTGACATACTGCATAAGCAAGGAGAGCTCCCAAAATCAGAACCAGCATGAAATGCTGCAAGGCTCTAACAAAGAGATTTCATTCAAGTCTCCACTCCAGCCCGTTCATATCCCACATCACTGCCTCAGGGTAGAGCAGCTCAATGCAACCCGGACATCCAGGGCAGGGTAAGAGGGAAGCAGGTCACGCTCATACCCTTCAAATTCTGAGCTGAACCTCCATACGTTTAGCactaaaattcacatttcatCGTTGGAATCCAAATTCCTTAAAGACCCAGGCAGTCTTAAAAAACACATCTACTTTGTGAAGTACAGCAATGTTCACAGATCAGCCACATTCTTGCCAAAATGCCATTTATTGCAGTATACCTTTATGTGGCATACAGATAACCAAATGTTGGGTCTTCTGTTTGAACTCATATTTCATTTGTACCACTTAAATAACACAGAATGTCATGTTTGTTTCACAAACTGTCAGTTTAGACTACCAAAatatacaggtttttttttctttccccctagCAAGATTGTGAGGTACAACTAAAGTTTACCACTTTATCTTCCTGTGCTTTACAAGAACCTTTTCGTAGATAAACCTATCAAACAACTTTTCTACATTCCTATACAAAGCAAAGAATTACAGCTGAAATTAACACCATCTGGTCATTGCATTAAcctataaaaattaattcagttaaaaaaaaaaaacaaagatgtaaTGGACTTTGCAGCTTTACTTAAAAACAGCCAGCCATACATATGCACAAGATCTCCTTGTGCATAAAGGAGAGTTTGGAATcaagaagtgtttttttcttgtgttggCAGAAAAGGCACCAATTTTAGCTGCGTAGCAGCTCGGGAGTGTTTTATACTTCATTTAAATTACACAGGTTTTTAAGTTTTACTGTTAATGTACAACATTTGTACCAACTGTTGCAATATTCTCCAGTATTCTCCAATCATTCCCTCTGGCTCAACAGTACAAATATTTACATCAGTTGTAAACACTCCTCCACCCATCCCATACCTTCTGCACTGAGTGATGAGGAACTGAACTTGCAAGAAGTTAAccaaaggcagagcagaagtAAGGCTTGTGCAGAACACCACACTTTTCTTCTCACTCAGTTTGAGATACTCTGGAGAACTCTAGACCATCAACAAGGCCTCAGTACCTCACATCTGACAGCACATTGACCACCAACAAACAGCTTCAGGCATCCGGACTTTTCCTCAGGAGGTGCCTTTCGGCCCTTACTAGTCTGACATCCCTGGAGCTGCTTCTCTCCGAAGTGCAGGAACAGCTTCTGAAGAGCTGTTCCGGAGTCGTGACAGTCAAGCACGCCAACTGTGGTATATATTTAAGGCCATCTATGCTTAGCCTTCATCAGGCTTGTTTCAGATGCTACGCTTCTCTACTCCTCAGCTGCGAAGTCACGATATGCTGCTTTCTACCTTCCACCCCTGTGTGCCACGGTATTCTGTGGCATAGCCAGCAGACCACGTTCTGAAACAACCACTGTAAACAGTGCACAGAGAGGTAGGTGCTACAACACACCATCAGTCACCTGGCGACTACACAGTTGCATGGGATAAGAGTATTTGCAGCATGACAGCCCAGCCTAGATTTGGCACCTAAGGAGAGGGAATGTCTGAGATGAGACTgcttagaaaaaatatatttcttaccTAAGCCTAGAAGGAGCAAGAGGGTAGCGGGACAGTCCAACGCTATTGGTACAATGAACTCTCTACTTAGTTTTGGGgtctttggggtttgttttgtattAGTGTACACACCAACTGCTTAGGAGCTGGTTCCGAGCATGGGATAATGTTTCCAAACTATAAGTTATTTTAAACCATGTGACAGTCATTTGCTTACCCTGGCCCTCACACCTCATTTCACTAGAAATCATGTTTAGCTTAATGTTTCATAAACATTAAGTGCTCCAAATACGGCATTTAGAAAGAGCTAGAGAATTGCAGCGTACCAAACGTCTGCCCAGCGCAGCCATTTGTTACACTTAAAACACACCTATGAGTTAAATAGGAAGGATCCCTGCTACACAGAATTTGAGCACTGATAATTGTTTATTCTTGCTAGCCCTTTCCCTAAATATAAAGAGGTTTATACATACAGTGCTCCCTTACCTTCTCCCCACCGCCCGCCCCAGCAGTCTTTAGGTAAACCAAAGTGAGTTTAGGAACTTGCAGTCccacttctgtttaaaaaaaaaataaaattaaaaaaaaaagttgtgcaAGAAAGCGGGGAATGTTCAATGAATCCAGATCTACTTTGTAGTTATAAAACTTCCAATGGCAAAGTGGTAAGGGCAAACAACCCAAGGATCATATGGCTTAAGTTTAATGCAAAGCACATTAGAAGGTCCACGTGCAGGGAGAGAAGAGTCCAAGAAAGATGGAATAAGAAGTGTCCTGAAGATCAGTGTTTATGCATAGAATTCTTcttgtttgtgtggtttttggtATCCTCCGTTAGACTGTTTTGGTTCATCCAGTGAATAGCTGCCTTcgtcttttttcttcattctgtaCAGCATAAATGCAACTAGAAACACTGCAAACACCAAGCCTACCAGTCCTCCAGCAATAACACCTAGAATGGGGAAGAAGCCACAAATTACTCTAGACACTACACCAGATAATGCTAGTATGACTGTAAGTTCCAGATTGTTCCTTACAGCACAGTCCCTGACTTCATGACTTCCACAAATTAATTTGTCCTTTTGCCCCCTCCCGAATGAGTCATCCTGCCATTACCAAGAGCCTGCGCATCTACATTAGGTAAACCTGGAGAAACAGATCTCCCACCAGGCCATGCTGCAGAGCATGCAAGGCTATGTTGTTCAACTCTAGGAATTTGACCCAGGCAGCATTAGAGCAGTTTTACGATCATTTTTGAGAGGAGCAAAGGAAGAGGTTTGAATATAAAATTCCAGATAACTAGCAGTGGCTGCTTTGCTATTAGCAGATTAATATTTGCCCCTGTTAGGGTTTTGAAAACACAGGATCATGAATCACCACCCTCATTTCAGAGGTCTAACGTAAAAGATTGGCTTTCACCCTCAGAGATGTACTTGCAGAattgcagcttctgctgcctgCAAGACTCCTATGAGAGTCTGCTTTTACCAGCTAGAAATCCAGAATATCAGGTACCTCCAAGAACTTCTTTTCTGTCCATAATTCCTGAGGCTCCTGCTGCTTTGGCATTCCTCCCAGAGTCAGCCAGCACTTCTGAGTTCTGGGTGGGGACCAAATCCTCATCTTTAGTCAAGATGAAGTCTCCCTGTTGGGACATACAAGGCAGGTTATTCAGGTTTCTCATCATGTCTATTACTGGAGACTTtccactgctttgttttttctcatctaAAACCCTCCACCAAGATAATCCATTAAATCAATCGTTTTTGACAAATTACCACCCTTTCCTGTAAAATCAACTCCTGTAAAATCAACATACTACTAAAGCCATCTCCATGGAAAGGGTGCCAAAGCTATTAGTCCTCACCGGGTCTCCAGAGCCGTCTTCAGAAACCTCCTCCTGTGTAGGAGCAACATCCTTTGGAGCTGTCGTTGTGGGGGTGGCAGTGAGGTCTCCCTCGTGATGGATGGTAGAGTGAGGCTCAGGCACATCTTTAGTGTCTGGCACATCAGAGCTAGGGATTTTAGGTTCGAGCTCACGGACTGTGCCCGAGGCTTCTGAAGGAGTTACATGAACCACTGAAGGAAAGTGAGTAGTGGGGCTTCTCACTGTTGTTGTAGCCACATCATGTGTTGGTTTCTCATCAGATGAGCCCAGGATGGGTACTTCATCCTTCACAGCTACCACTGGCTCCTCTGTAACTACGTTACTAGTTGCAGAAGGAGATATTACTTCCTTTTCAGTTTGGCTCTCAGTCCCAGGAAACGGCTGTTCGTTGAAATCCACCGGTGTTGCCAGGAATGAGGAATTAGTCTGTTCTCCTGGGATTCTCCAGGTGCGAGATTGGTCAGTCAGGGgacctgcaaaacaaaaaatattatcctTGGCCAGTTTAGAGACCTATTAATAGTATCTGCAGGATGCTGGTCTAAGGAGGATGCCTAACCTGCACAGCCAATTTTCGTAATAACAGCAGTTCAGTTTGTAATTCCTTATCCTTTTCAGTGGAATGAGGAAGGGACAGACCAATGCGCTGCTCAGCAATACTTTGTTAGTCATCTGCTTCTCCCCAAGGAACAAGTGCTAGTCTGTTTGCGGACAAGTTAACAAGGGGGACGTCTGCTTTCAGTACAGTGGTTGCTCAGGATGGTTACCTGACTCTTCTCATAAATATCTTTTATGTGATTCAGAGCAGTCACGCATATACTCAACACCTTTAGTCACTGGCACATTTGGCACCGATTTCAG
This region of Nyctibius grandis isolate bNycGra1 chromosome 1, bNycGra1.pri, whole genome shotgun sequence genomic DNA includes:
- the SDC1 gene encoding syndecan-1, with protein sequence MMNVVAVWLVALCFQAAVPQTTNLNLPPEDLDSSGDDDDAFSGSGAGPLTDQSRTWRIPGEQTNSSFLATPVDFNEQPFPGTESQTEKEVISPSATSNVVTEEPVVAVKDEVPILGSSDEKPTHDVATTTVRSPTTHFPSVVHVTPSEASGTVRELEPKIPSSDVPDTKDVPEPHSTIHHEGDLTATPTTTAPKDVAPTQEEVSEDGSGDPGDFILTKDEDLVPTQNSEVLADSGRNAKAAGASGIMDRKEVLGGVIAGGLVGLVFAVFLVAFMLYRMKKKDEGSYSLDEPKQSNGGYQKPHKQEEFYA